The window GCCGGTCGCCGACGCCATCGCCGCCTGCGACGACCCGAGCGTGATCGGCCGCCCCTTCTACCTGATGGACGTGGTCGACGGCTGGTCGGTGATGAACACGCCGGGCTGGTGGGCGCCGCCGTTCGACACCGACCTCGCCGCCCGCGGCGAGCTGGCGCACGAGCTGATCAACGGCATCGTGCTGATGGGCGCGGTCGACTGGAAGGCCCGCGGCCTCGGCGACCTCGGGCGGCCGGACGGCTACCACGACCGGCAGGTCGAGCGCTGGACCCGCTTCTACCAGCGGATCCGGGCCCGCGAGGTCCCGGGGCTCGACGAGGCGACGGCGTGGCTCGCCAACCACCGGCCGCTCGACTTCGTGCCGGGCATCATGCACGGCGACTACCAGTTCCCGAACGTCATGTTCCGCCACGGCGCACCCGGGCGGCTCGCGGCGATCCTCGACTGGGAGATGGGCACGGTCGGCGACCCGAAGCTGGACGTCGCCTGGGCGCTGCACAGCTGGCCCGAGGACCCCACCGGACCGTCGGACAACGAGTACCTCGTCGGCATGCCGTCCCGGTCCGCGCTCCTCGCCTTCTACGCCGAACGCTCGGGCCGGCAGGTCGATGACTTCGACTACTACCTGGTACTGGCAAAATGGAAACTCGCGATCGTGCTGGAGCAGGGCTACCAGCGCGCGAACGGCGATCCGAAGCTCGAGGACTTCGGTGGGTACGTGGTCAAGTACATGCGGGAGGCGGCGGAGATCGCCGAGTCCAGCGACTACCCAGCGGTGTCGTGACGGAGGTGGGGACGGTGCCCGTCACATCTGCCGCGTCGGCTGATCGCGGAAGCGGCCTGTGAGCACACGCGACGTCGACCCGAGTGCGATCCGCAGGTTCGCCTCGGGTCGGCGGGCCTACGGCAACCTCAAGGACGAGGCGGCCGACTTCATCCGGGACGCGATCGTCTCCGGCGCGTTGCCGCCGCGCAGCAAGGTCGATCAGGACGAGATCGCGGACACTCTCGGGATCAGCCGCGCCCCGGTCCGCGAGGCCCTCATCGAGCTGGCGCAGAAGGGCTTCGTCGACGCCGTGCCCCGCCGCGGCGCGTTCGTCGCCGACGTCACCGTCGAGGACATCGAGGACCACTACGAGGTGGTGGCGCTGGTCTCGGGGATGACGGCGAAGCGAGCGGTCAAGAGGTTGACGCCGGTGGAGCTCGCCGAGCTCCGCCGGCTGCACCAGCAGATCGCCACGACCGACGACGTGACCCAGGTGCAGGCACTCAACCGCCGGTTCTTCCACGTGATCGCGAATGCCGGGAGATCGCCGCGCCTCGACACGATCCTGCGGTTCCTCGGCGGCGCGCTGCAGGGCAGCTTCTACTTCGACGCGCCCGGGTGGGTGGGCAACGAGGCGACCTACCGGGAGCAGATGCTCGGCGCGATCGAGGCGGGCGACGTGGTGGCGACGGCGCGGATCAGCGAGGAACACGTGCGTTCCTGCGCCGCCGTCACCACCAGCCACCTGCGCACCCGCGGCTACTGGCCCGACACCACGTAGGTCTCCGGCGGCCGCCGGGCCAGCCGCGGGCGACGCGGGCGACGCTACTGCTCGCCGGGGCCGGGATTCTCTCTGAGCTCGGCGAGGGCGCTTCGGTTGATCTTGCCAGTGTCGGCGCGGCCCAGGTCGTCGGCGAGCTCGAAGGTCCTGGGGACCTTGTAGCCCGCGAGATGGCTCTTGCAGTGAGAGCGGAGCGCGTCCGCGAGGCCGTCCCGGCCGGCCTCTGGCCGTGGTTGGACGATGGCGTGCACCCGCCGGCCCCATTCGGCGTCGCGCAGGCCGATCACCACGGCGTCCTCGACGTCCGGGTGCCGCAGCAGGGCGGCCTCGACCTCGGAGACGTAGACGTTGGCCCCGCCGGTGACGACCATGTCGGTTCGGCGGTCGGCGATGTAGAGATAGCCGTCCTCGTCCACCCTGCCGAGGTCCCCGATCGAGACGTAGCCTCCCGGCCGGGTACGCGGCGCCGCGTGGCCGATGTACCGGACGTCCCGCGTTCCCTGGACCGGACGGAAGTAGAGCTCGCCCACCTCCCCCGCCGGCAGTTCCGCTCCGTCCTCGTCGACGACCAGGACCTCGGTTCCCGCCGGGCGCCCGACACTGCCCGGATGCCGCAGCCACTCGTCGCCGCGAATCTGCGCGCTGCAGACTCCCTCCGAGGATCCGTAGCCCATGATGAAGCGTTCCGGGCCGACGATGTCGATCCATTCCCGAACCACCCACTCCGGGCAGGCGCCCGCGCCCTGGATGACTCGGCCGAGACTGGAGAGATCCCTTTCGCGGATGCCCGGGCTACGCAACAACCGGGTCAACATGGTCGGCACGAATGCCGCCATGACGACTCTTTCCTTCTCGATGAGATCCAGTACCTGTTCCACGTCGAACCGGGATACCAGAACGTTCCGGTAACCGTCCACGAGGGTGTGGTGCAGCATGGCGAAGCCCTGCGTGTGGTAAAGCGGCGAGCAGACCAGGTTCACGGGATGACGAGTGCCGGCGGTGTCCCCGAAAAGGGCGGGGCCGACCGCTCGCGCGCCTGAGGGCACGATCGTCGACGTCGAGGAGGCGATCAGTTTCGGCGCCCCGGTCGACCCACCCGACGCTATGAGCCACGCCGGGCTCGACACGACCGACGGGAGTCGCGCCGGCGGGGCCGCGTCGGCGGCGCCCATCAGCTCGTCGGCGGCCACCTCCTGGTCAGCGGCGGGTCGACCGTCCACCACGACCACGGCCGGGCCGGCCAACTCGAGCAGCCGCCGGCGCTCGGGCCCCGGCAGGCCAGGGCGTAACGGCAGCACGGTCGCGCCCAGTCGCCAGGCGCCGAGAGTGCAGACGACGTGCGCGCAGCGATTGGGCAGCTCGACGCAGACGACGTCCCCGGGCTGTATCCCAAATCCGTTCAGCCGGGCGGCCACCAGATTGCCTCGCCGCGCGAGCTCACCCCATGTCAGGGTCTCGCCACCTAAAGCCGTGGTCGTCAGGGCAATGAGTTCTGGATGCGCGGCGGCCAGCTCGTCCATGCGCTCCGGCCAGGTCAGGTGACCCACCGGCGCGGTCATCGCGGTCATGAGCCGATTCTAGGACGCGGTACGCGGACGATCCACGAAACGACGGCCCGCGAGAATGACGGCGCGCGGGAATTCGCCAATTCGGTTTCACCACGACGGCGGACGAGCAGACGTGCCACTCGATGGCGATCATTGTCCCGGACGGAACCCGTCGGCGAGGGATCCGTGACCGGCCCGAAGCCAGGCGCACATGATGACGACCGCCGAGTTCCGCCGCGTCACGCCGGAGCGTGGATGCGCCAGCCGGTCTTCTCTGCCAGGCTCACCGTCTCCGCCAGATCTTCGGGAACCGGCATCGGGAATCCCGAGCCCGCGAACGATCCGATGGCCGGCCGGTGACAGGCTCCGGACCAGTGCGGTGTTCGAGAGGGTGGGCACCCAGGCCGATGTTGACCAGGTTCGAGCGGGTCACTACTGTCGCAGCCAGCAGGGACGCACCCGACAGTCCAGCCGGACATGCGACGACCTATACGCCGACTCGGGCCGCCGAAGGAGAAACGGCGCAGGTGCCGCCTGCCGTCGCCGCGCAGCGAAATGGACGGCCCTGCTATCGCCTTCCAAGTAGGATTGGAGCCGTGCCGGTGACCAAGGTGTCGCTCACGCTCGACTCAGACCTGGTGCAGGAGGCCCGCGAGCGGGTCGGGCCGAGGGAGCTTTCCGCCTACATCAACGCCGCTCTGCGGCAGCGGCTGCAGCACGATCGGCTGGCTGAGTTCCTCGCTGCCTCAGACGAGGAAGCTGGCCCTGTCCCAGAGGAGGACATCGAGGAGGCGCGTCGGTGGTTCCGGCCGTGACGAGGCGGCGTCCACCCAGCGGCCCACTCGGTATCCCGTTCGTGCTCGACACCGGTGCGGTGATCGCGTTGTCCCGGCTCGACAAGACGGCGCGAACGATGCTCGCCGCCGCTCTGCGTGAGCAGTCTCAGGTCTGGGTTCCCGCTCCCGTCATCACCGAGCTCGTCCGCGGCAATCAGCGGCGAGATACCGCCGTCAACCGCGTGTTGAAGTCCGTCAGCGATGTCCATCCGCTCGACGAACCGCTCGCGCGGGAGGCCGGCAGGTTGCTCGCCGGTGGCGGCACGGCAGTGGACGCCATGGTGGTGGCGACCGCGCAACGTGTCGCGGGCGCCGGCTCAGTGGTGATAATGACGAGCGATCCCCGTGACATCACAGCACTTGCCGCGGACGACTCACGGATACGAGTGGCGGCTGCATGACCCCGTCTTCCCGGGTCGTACGCGGCGTTCTCCCCGGCTCTGCCTGCGCCCGTCGTGGCGAGCGTAGGCAGAGCCGGTCGCGCGAGACGGGTGACCACGGCCGTACGGCGTCTACAGGGTGATGGGCAGGTGCTTGTGGCCGCGGACTGTGCTGGTGTGCAGCATCTCGACGCCACCCCGGTCGATCTCCCACTTCGGGAAGCGGCGCAGCGTCTCCTCCAGCGCGACGCGCGTCTCCATCCGGGCAAGCGCCGCGCCGAGGCAGAAGTGGATGCCATGGCCGAGGGAGACGTGGCCGTCGACCTTGCGGCGGATGTCGAACCGGTCTGGGTCGGGGAACCTGCGTTCGTCGCGGCCGGCGGACGCGGTCAGCAGCAGCACCTTGGACTTCGCCGGGATCGTCACGCCGTGCAGCTCGACGTCGCGCAGGGCGGTGCGGCCCTGCACCGCCGACGGCGCGGCGTAGCGCAGCAGCTCCTCGACGGCGTTCGGGATCAGTCCCGGGTCCTCGGCGAGGTCCGCGCGCGCCTCCGGGTTCTCGGCGAGGATGAGGCCGGCCCAGCCGACCAGCCGGGCGACGGTCTCGGTCCCGGTGCTGACGAGCAGGCAGGCGAAGTCCGTCGCCTCCTCGCTGGTCAGCCGGCGGGTGCCGCCGTCCTCGGTGCGCATCTCGGCCTCGACCAGGGCGGTCATCATGTCGTCGCGTGGGTTCGCACGGCGGGACTCGATCGCGTCGCCGAAGTAGTCGTACAGCTTGATCTGGGCGCCGAACGAGATGTCGTTGACGATGCCCTTGTTCTCGTCGATGTGAAACGCCTGGTCGATCGTCCGACGAATCTCCTCGCGGTCGGCCTCCTCGACGCCGAGCAGCTCGGACATGACCCTCGACGGCAGCTGGGCCGAGAACTCCTGGACGTAGTCGAAGCCGGCGGAGCCGAGGTGCGGGTCGAGCAGCTCTGCGGACACCGACCGGATGTAGGGCTCCAGCTCGGCGATGCGCCGCGGGGTGAAGGCCCGGGAGACCAACAGCCGGATCGCGGTGTGCGCCGGCGGGTCCTTGAAGATCATGAATCCGGTGTCCATCGGCTCCGAACTCATGATCTCCAGCACCGTGCCGTAGACGGAGCTGAAGGTCGCCGGGTCGCGGTGGGCGGCGTCGACATCCTCGTGCCGTGACAGCGCGTAGAAGTCGAGCCGGTCGTTGCGGTAAACGGGCGCCTCGTCGCGCAGTCGACGCCAGACCGGATACGGGTCGACGTCGATCGCCTTGTCAAATGGGTCCCAGTACAGATCGCGCACAGCCGAAACCCTCGCCACCGTGATTATAATTGGTATTTACCTCGACCAAATCGGAGCATAGTCGGCGACGGAGATCCCTCCAGGCGGCGGCGGCGAGGCCTGGTGGGTGGTGCGTCACACCGCATTTCTAATCCCGCCGGCCGAACTACGTCACGACAACATTTCAAAGAGGACGTCGCCCCACACGCCCGGCGTCTCACCTCGTGACACATCGCGCCTACCCTCCGCGTGCGGCGCGACGGATGACCTGGGCGATCGCGCGGGCGGCGCCCAAAACTGTCGTCCATCGGCAACGGCCCGGACAGTCCCATTCGCTACGCCCAAGACGCCGCGGGAGGTCTGAACCCCGCGACGCCGGCTCACCAGGACGGACACGGAGTTCGATCCCGCCGGTGGCCCCGCTTTCCGGCCGAGGAGCCCACCTCGGCGTGGATCTCCGCCGTTAGGCCGTACCAATCGCGACGCATCCATCAATGCGGCACCTTCAGGCGGGCCGGTTTTCGGTCAGGATCCGCAGGGCGCGGCGGGCGAGCATTCTGACGGTTTCGCCGCGGGACGCCATACGTTCATCCGTCGACTCGCCGCGGGCATAGCGGGCGTAGAGCTGCTGGCGGATGACGGCGACCCGCCAGCAGGCGAACGCCTCATACCAGGCGACGGCGGCCAGGTCGAGGTCGCTGCGCGCGGCGTAACGGTCGATGACCTCGGCGCGGGTAGGCAGGCCGAGCGTGTCCATGCCCGGGTCGTGGATGGCGTGGTCGTCGTCCGTGTCGGCCGGGTCGGGCCAGTAGTTCAGCAGGGTGCCCAGGTCGACCAGCGGGTCGGCGAGCGTCGCCATGTCCCAGTCGAAGACGGACGCGACCCGCTCGGGGTGCCCGGGCCGGAACTGGCAGTTGTTGACTTTGAAGTCGTTGTGCACGAGCGCCGCGGCCTGGCTGGCCGGCAGGTGGCGGGACAGCAGGTCGGCGGTCCGCGTCATCGCGGCGTCGTGCGCCGGATCGGCCCATGTCGCGACCCGCCCCCAGCGGTCGCGCCAGCCGGCCAGCTGCCGCTCGAGAAAACCGTCCGGACGTCCGAGCCGGTCCAGGTCGCAGCCGGCGGGGTCGACCGCGTGCAGGTCCGCGAGCGCGTCGACGGTCGCGAGCCCCAGTTGGTGCGCCCCGGCGCGCCCACCCAGCTCGGGCGGGATCACGCCCCACACCACGGTGCCGGGACGGTACTCGGAGACAAGAAAGTCGCTGCCGGCGACGTCCGGGTCGTCGCAGAACAGGAATGCGCGCGGCGCGCGGTCGTAGACCCGCCACAGCCGGGAGAGCACCCGGTGCTCCCGGCGCATGTCGTGCGCTCCCGGCGCCAGGACGCCGAACGGCGGGCGCCGCAGGACGAAACGCCGGTCGCCGAACCGGACGAGGTAGGTGAGGTTGGCCGAGCCGTTCGGGAACTGCGCCACCTCCATCGGCTCGTCGACGCCGAGCCGCGGAGCCAGGTAGTCCCGGATCCCGGCCCAGTCCAGCTCCTGGCCGGGGCGGACGGGGGCGACCTCGGGTGGGATCCCGGGCGCGGGCGGGATCCCCGGCGCGGGCGGTTCAGTCACCGTGGACGGCCCGCTCGATCTGCTCGGCGAACCGTTCGCGCGCGGCGGCCCGGCGCGCCGGCAGGTGCCCCGACGGGAAGGGGCCCGCGGCCGGCTCGAACTGCGCCAGCAACGTACGCGCGAGCGCGGTCCGGTGGACCTCCGTCGGGCCGTCGGCGAGCCCCATCTGGAAGCTTTCCAGCACCCAGGCGCCGAACGGCATCTCGTTGGAGATTCCCAGCGAGCCATGGATCTGCACCGCCCGCGCGGCGACGTCGTGCAGGACCTTCGGCATCGCAGCCTTCACCGCGTGAATGTCGGCGCGCACGCGGTCGTAGTCGTCGTAGCGGTCGATCCGCCAGGCGGTGCGCAGCACGAGCAACCGGAACTGCTCGATCTCGATCCACGAGTCGGCGATCATCGCCTGCACGAGCTGCTTGCGGGCGAGCGGCTCCCCCTTGGTGAACCGGCTCAGCGCCCGCTCGCACATCATCGCGAACGCCTCGCGCACCAGCCCGACGGTCCGCATCGCGTGGTGGACGCGGCCGCCGCCGAGCCGGGTCTGCGCGACGGCGAAGCCCTGCCCGCGCTCGCCGAGCAGATGGTCGGCCGGCACCCGCACGTCCTGGTAGCGGATGTACGCGTGCGCCCCTTCCATCTCCTCGTGGCCCGCGACGCCGACGTTGCGCAGGATCGTGACTCCCGCGGTCTCAGCCGGGACGACGAACATCGACTGGCGGCGGTGCGGTGCCGCGTCGGGATCGGTGACCGCGAGCACGATGAGGAACGACGCGTAGCGGGCGTGGCTGGAGAACCACTTCTCGCCGTTGATCACCCACTGGTCACCGTCGAGCTCGGCCCGGGTGACGAACTGGGTCGGGTCGCTGCCGCCGCCCGGCTCGGTCATCGAGAAGGAGGACATGATCTCGCCCGCGACGAGCGGCTCGAGGTAGCGCTTCCTGAGCTCGTCGGTGCCGTAGCGGGCGAGGACCTCCGCGTTGCCCGAGTCGGGCGCCTGGCAGCCGAACACCACCGGCGCGGCGTGCGACCGGCCCAGGATCTCGTGCATGAGCGCCAGCTTGAGCTGCCCGTATCCCGGGCCGCCCAGCGCCGGGCCGAGATGGCAGGCCCAAAGGCCACGTTCGCGTACCTTCTCCTGAAGCGGCGGGATCAGTTCCCGGCGTAGCGGATCACGTAGGTCCCGCGCGTTCGTGACCACCAGATCGACCGGCTGCACCTCCTGGCGCACGAACTCGTCGATCCAGTCGAGCTCCGCCTGGAAATCGGCGTCCGTCTCGAAGTCCCATCCCATGCGCACTCCCTCGCCGTGTCAGACCTCGAGCCCCTCCGAGGAAG of the Pseudofrankia saprophytica genome contains:
- a CDS encoding acyl-CoA dehydrogenase family protein, whose translation is MGWDFETDADFQAELDWIDEFVRQEVQPVDLVVTNARDLRDPLRRELIPPLQEKVRERGLWACHLGPALGGPGYGQLKLALMHEILGRSHAAPVVFGCQAPDSGNAEVLARYGTDELRKRYLEPLVAGEIMSSFSMTEPGGGSDPTQFVTRAELDGDQWVINGEKWFSSHARYASFLIVLAVTDPDAAPHRRQSMFVVPAETAGVTILRNVGVAGHEEMEGAHAYIRYQDVRVPADHLLGERGQGFAVAQTRLGGGRVHHAMRTVGLVREAFAMMCERALSRFTKGEPLARKQLVQAMIADSWIEIEQFRLLVLRTAWRIDRYDDYDRVRADIHAVKAAMPKVLHDVAARAVQIHGSLGISNEMPFGAWVLESFQMGLADGPTEVHRTALARTLLAQFEPAAGPFPSGHLPARRAAARERFAEQIERAVHGD
- a CDS encoding phosphotransferase family protein produces the protein MTEPPAPGIPPAPGIPPEVAPVRPGQELDWAGIRDYLAPRLGVDEPMEVAQFPNGSANLTYLVRFGDRRFVLRRPPFGVLAPGAHDMRREHRVLSRLWRVYDRAPRAFLFCDDPDVAGSDFLVSEYRPGTVVWGVIPPELGGRAGAHQLGLATVDALADLHAVDPAGCDLDRLGRPDGFLERQLAGWRDRWGRVATWADPAHDAAMTRTADLLSRHLPASQAAALVHNDFKVNNCQFRPGHPERVASVFDWDMATLADPLVDLGTLLNYWPDPADTDDDHAIHDPGMDTLGLPTRAEVIDRYAARSDLDLAAVAWYEAFACWRVAVIRQQLYARYARGESTDERMASRGETVRMLARRALRILTENRPA
- a CDS encoding GntR family transcriptional regulator, which translates into the protein MSTRDVDPSAIRRFASGRRAYGNLKDEAADFIRDAIVSGALPPRSKVDQDEIADTLGISRAPVREALIELAQKGFVDAVPRRGAFVADVTVEDIEDHYEVVALVSGMTAKRAVKRLTPVELAELRRLHQQIATTDDVTQVQALNRRFFHVIANAGRSPRLDTILRFLGGALQGSFYFDAPGWVGNEATYREQMLGAIEAGDVVATARISEEHVRSCAAVTTSHLRTRGYWPDTT
- a CDS encoding PIN domain-containing protein, whose translation is MLDTGAVIALSRLDKTARTMLAAALREQSQVWVPAPVITELVRGNQRRDTAVNRVLKSVSDVHPLDEPLAREAGRLLAGGGTAVDAMVVATAQRVAGAGSVVIMTSDPRDITALAADDSRIRVAAA
- a CDS encoding phosphotransferase family protein; translated protein: MDSRDLPGRGLPVEARLLSGGRQNEIFEIRRGDFAAALRKPPAAAPAERDAGILREWRLIEALTGTDVPVADAIAACDDPSVIGRPFYLMDVVDGWSVMNTPGWWAPPFDTDLAARGELAHELINGIVLMGAVDWKARGLGDLGRPDGYHDRQVERWTRFYQRIRAREVPGLDEATAWLANHRPLDFVPGIMHGDYQFPNVMFRHGAPGRLAAILDWEMGTVGDPKLDVAWALHSWPEDPTGPSDNEYLVGMPSRSALLAFYAERSGRQVDDFDYYLVLAKWKLAIVLEQGYQRANGDPKLEDFGGYVVKYMREAAEIAESSDYPAVS
- a CDS encoding cytochrome P450, translated to MRDLYWDPFDKAIDVDPYPVWRRLRDEAPVYRNDRLDFYALSRHEDVDAAHRDPATFSSVYGTVLEIMSSEPMDTGFMIFKDPPAHTAIRLLVSRAFTPRRIAELEPYIRSVSAELLDPHLGSAGFDYVQEFSAQLPSRVMSELLGVEEADREEIRRTIDQAFHIDENKGIVNDISFGAQIKLYDYFGDAIESRRANPRDDMMTALVEAEMRTEDGGTRRLTSEEATDFACLLVSTGTETVARLVGWAGLILAENPEARADLAEDPGLIPNAVEELLRYAAPSAVQGRTALRDVELHGVTIPAKSKVLLLTASAGRDERRFPDPDRFDIRRKVDGHVSLGHGIHFCLGAALARMETRVALEETLRRFPKWEIDRGGVEMLHTSTVRGHKHLPITL
- a CDS encoding class I adenylate-forming enzyme family protein, producing the protein MTAMTAPVGHLTWPERMDELAAAHPELIALTTTALGGETLTWGELARRGNLVAARLNGFGIQPGDVVCVELPNRCAHVVCTLGAWRLGATVLPLRPGLPGPERRRLLELAGPAVVVVDGRPAADQEVAADELMGAADAAPPARLPSVVSSPAWLIASGGSTGAPKLIASSTSTIVPSGARAVGPALFGDTAGTRHPVNLVCSPLYHTQGFAMLHHTLVDGYRNVLVSRFDVEQVLDLIEKERVVMAAFVPTMLTRLLRSPGIRERDLSSLGRVIQGAGACPEWVVREWIDIVGPERFIMGYGSSEGVCSAQIRGDEWLRHPGSVGRPAGTEVLVVDEDGAELPAGEVGELYFRPVQGTRDVRYIGHAAPRTRPGGYVSIGDLGRVDEDGYLYIADRRTDMVVTGGANVYVSEVEAALLRHPDVEDAVVIGLRDAEWGRRVHAIVQPRPEAGRDGLADALRSHCKSHLAGYKVPRTFELADDLGRADTGKINRSALAELRENPGPGEQ